The stretch of DNA CGTGCCACAGGCCAGCGTCTCGCCCGCGCCGCGTTCGTAGACGCGCAGCTTGAGCGCATGACGCCCGACAATCTGCATGAAGCCTGCGTTGACGCGCTGGGGAAAGCGCGAATGATGTTCGACCAGCGGCCCCTCAAGCGCGACAGGAAAAGCCTCCACGTCGGCGACAACCTGCACCGCATGCGGATTGCCCATCGACACCACCGACACCCAGCGCGTCAAACCGTTGATTTCCAGCGGCCACAGCGCCTCGCGGCCTTCCCGGCGCGGCGTGAGCCCGCGGGTATCGAACGGCACGCGCTCCGGCTCGAACACGGGGTGCCCCATATCCACGAGCACTTCGCCATTGGCTTGCAACGTCAGCGTAAGCAGCCCGTTTTGCACCTGAACCCGAATGCTGCGGTTCGTAGTCAGCCCTTTATCGTGGACAAATTTGACGAAGCAACGCGCACCATTGCCGCAATGCTCGACCTCGCCGCCATCGGCATTGAAGATGCGATAGCGGAAATCAACGCCCGCGATACCGGACGGCTCAACCAGCAATAACTGGTCCGCGCCGACACCGCGGTGCCTGTCGGCCAGTGCACGCACTGTTTCCGGGGTCAGGACGAGGGGCTGGGTATAGCCGTCGAGCACAATGAAATCGTTGCCCGCGCCATGCATTTTGGTGAATTTCAGTTTCATCGCGCCATTGTAATGGGACTCGATGAAGATTCGACGCCCGCCCCAGCCGGACCATTCCCGCCACCGTTCGGAACGGCGCCCTCAAGCGTGCAGCCAAAGCCGCGTCATGAACACGTCCGCCAGCACCCTTCGCGTCGTCAATAAACGCTCGGCTCACCGGGCGGGCGCGTCTTGAAGCGCTTGTGCACCCAGTAATACTGCTCTGGCATCAACGGAATCTGCTGTTCAAGAAAGGCGTTCATGCGGCGGGCATCCGTATCGTCATCGCCCGTTGGATAGTTTTCCCAAGGCTTGAACACCTTGAGCCGATAGCCTTTGTAATTGGGCAGCACCTCGCCGATAAATGGCACCACCTGGGCCCGCCCGACTTTCGCCAGCCGTCCGACAGCGGTCAGCGTGCAGG from Paraburkholderia hayleyella encodes:
- the dapF gene encoding diaminopimelate epimerase, whose translation is MKLKFTKMHGAGNDFIVLDGYTQPLVLTPETVRALADRHRGVGADQLLLVEPSGIAGVDFRYRIFNADGGEVEHCGNGARCFVKFVHDKGLTTNRSIRVQVQNGLLTLTLQANGEVLVDMGHPVFEPERVPFDTRGLTPRREGREALWPLEINGLTRWVSVVSMGNPHAVQVVADVEAFPVALEGPLVEHHSRFPQRVNAGFMQIVGRHALKLRVYERGAGETLACGTGACAAVAAGLRRGLLDSPVEVQTHGGVLTIAWDAADEHATLLMAGPAATVFEGEIELAD